The proteins below come from a single Brevundimonas sp. LM2 genomic window:
- a CDS encoding RNA-binding protein: MSLRDATIDRERRDLVTHQAMDESRLIRFVAGPDGAVAPDLGRKLPGRGMWVEASRASIDAAVKKNLFSRSAKAQLRPPSDLADMVESLLIRRCLDQLGLARREGVLISGFEKSAATIRSGKAAWLIEASDGASDGRGKLLALARHQTTKVCGIFSVDDLSLALGLENAIHTVLLHGGRADRWTLEVERLAGFRSLRPGAWDLDHPGSARGSGSDADPRDEPERAD, translated from the coding sequence ATGAGCCTGCGCGACGCGACGATCGATAGAGAGCGCCGGGACCTGGTGACCCACCAGGCCATGGATGAATCTCGACTGATCCGTTTCGTCGCCGGGCCGGACGGGGCCGTCGCCCCCGACCTGGGGCGCAAGCTGCCGGGGCGGGGCATGTGGGTGGAGGCCTCGCGCGCCTCCATCGACGCCGCCGTGAAGAAGAATCTGTTCTCGCGCTCGGCCAAGGCGCAGCTGCGCCCGCCGTCCGACCTGGCCGATATGGTGGAATCCCTGCTGATCCGGCGCTGTCTGGACCAGCTGGGGCTTGCCCGGCGCGAAGGCGTGCTTATCTCCGGCTTCGAAAAATCGGCCGCGACGATCCGTTCGGGCAAGGCGGCCTGGCTGATCGAGGCGAGCGACGGCGCATCGGACGGGCGTGGAAAACTGCTCGCCCTCGCCCGACATCAGACGACCAAGGTCTGTGGCATTTTCAGTGTGGATGATTTGAGTTTGGCCCTTGGGCTGGAAAATGCGATACACACCGTCCTGCTGCATGGCGGCAGAGCCGATCGCTGGACCCTGGAGGTCGAACGACTGGCGGGGTTTCGATCGCTTCGGCCCGGTGCCTGGGACCTGGATCATCCGGGTTCCGCGCGCGGGAGCGGGTCGGACGCAGACCCGAGGGACGAGCCTGAACGGGCGGATTGA
- the nusA gene encoding transcription termination factor NusA translates to MAVTGISANRLELLQIANAVAQEKNIDREIVIEALEEAIQKGAKSRYGAHHDIRAKIDPKTGELALTRHVTIVEDDWMPEDELEEFNDSAMVRLTDASKRDAEAVVGKEYVEDLPPFEFGRVQTQMARQVITGKVREAERANQYEEFKDRVGEIVNGTVKRVEYGNTIVDLGRGEGIMRRDQSIPREVFNIGDRIRTYIYDVRPEAKGPQIMLSRAHPGFMAKLFAQEVPEVYDGVIEIRAAARDAGSRAKMAVLSNDSSIDPVGACVGMRGSRVQAVVAELQGEKIDIIQWNPDEPTFIVNALAPAEVSKVVLDEEADRVEVVVPDEQLSLAIGRRGQNVRLASQLTGWQIDIITESQDSERRQREFSERTSLFQEALDVDEVIAQLLVTEGFATIEDLAFVDNYEVAEIEGFDEDTAEELQARARDYLERQSAILDAKRVELGVEDGVLAVPGVTLPIAVALGEGGVKTVEDLADLATDEIRGGFEVKNGERTKLPGVLESFNLAQEDAEMLILQARVAAGWIDASELPQPPEPEYEEEGEPVDGEFDPEAAFDEGVEPEAAPEASDDAEVSDLEPTRDA, encoded by the coding sequence ATGGCCGTGACCGGTATTTCCGCCAATCGCCTGGAACTTCTGCAGATCGCCAATGCGGTCGCCCAGGAGAAGAACATCGACCGCGAGATCGTGATCGAGGCGCTGGAAGAGGCGATCCAGAAGGGGGCCAAGTCGCGTTACGGCGCGCACCACGACATCCGCGCCAAGATCGATCCCAAGACCGGCGAACTGGCCCTGACCCGCCACGTCACCATCGTCGAGGACGACTGGATGCCGGAAGACGAGCTGGAGGAGTTCAACGACTCCGCCATGGTCCGGCTGACCGACGCCTCCAAGCGCGACGCCGAGGCCGTGGTCGGCAAGGAATACGTCGAGGATCTGCCGCCGTTCGAGTTCGGCCGGGTCCAGACCCAGATGGCCCGTCAGGTCATCACCGGAAAGGTCCGCGAGGCCGAGCGCGCCAATCAGTACGAGGAGTTCAAGGACCGCGTCGGCGAGATCGTCAACGGCACCGTCAAGCGGGTCGAATACGGCAACACCATCGTCGACCTGGGCCGGGGCGAGGGCATCATGCGCCGCGACCAGTCCATCCCGCGCGAGGTGTTCAACATCGGCGACCGGATCCGCACCTACATCTATGACGTCCGGCCCGAGGCCAAGGGCCCGCAGATCATGCTGTCGCGGGCCCACCCCGGCTTCATGGCCAAGCTGTTCGCCCAGGAAGTGCCCGAGGTCTATGACGGCGTGATCGAGATCCGCGCCGCCGCCCGCGACGCCGGCTCGCGCGCCAAGATGGCCGTCCTGTCCAACGATTCCTCCATCGATCCCGTCGGCGCCTGCGTCGGCATGCGCGGCTCGCGGGTCCAGGCCGTCGTGGCCGAGCTGCAGGGCGAGAAGATCGACATCATCCAGTGGAACCCGGACGAGCCGACTTTCATCGTCAACGCCCTGGCGCCCGCCGAGGTCTCCAAGGTCGTGCTGGACGAAGAGGCCGACCGGGTCGAGGTGGTCGTGCCCGACGAACAGCTGTCGCTGGCCATCGGCCGTCGCGGCCAGAACGTGCGCCTGGCCTCCCAGCTGACCGGCTGGCAGATCGACATCATCACCGAGAGCCAGGACTCGGAGCGCCGCCAGCGCGAGTTCAGCGAACGCACCAGCCTGTTCCAGGAGGCCCTGGACGTCGACGAGGTCATCGCCCAGCTGCTGGTCACCGAAGGCTTCGCCACGATCGAGGACCTGGCCTTCGTCGACAACTATGAAGTGGCCGAGATCGAGGGCTTCGACGAGGACACGGCCGAGGAGCTCCAGGCCCGCGCCCGCGACTATCTGGAGCGCCAGTCGGCCATCCTGGACGCCAAGCGCGTCGAGCTGGGGGTCGAGGATGGCGTCCTGGCCGTGCCCGGCGTCACCCTGCCCATCGCGGTCGCCCTCGGCGAAGGCGGCGTGAAGACGGTCGAGGATCTGGCCGACCTGGCCACCGACGAGATCCGCGGCGGTTTCGAGGTCAAGAACGGCGAGCGGACCAAGCTGCCGGGCGTGCTGGAAAGCTTCAACCTGGCCCAGGAGGACGCCGAGATGCTGATCCTGCAGGCCCGGGTCGCGGCCGGCTGGATCGACGCCTCGGAACTGCCGCAGCCGCCGGAGCCCGAGTACGAGGAAGAGGGCGAGCCCGTCGACGGCGAGTTCGATCCCGAGGCGGCGTTCGACGAGGGCGTCGAGCCGGAAGCCGCTCCTGAAGCCAGCGACGACGCCGAGGTCTCCGACCTCGAGCCGACCCGCGACGCGTGA
- the rimP gene encoding ribosome maturation factor RimP produces the protein MRAKTVEDREILELIDPVAESIGLDIVRVRLMGGTLRRRLQVMAERPADNDIDVGECARLSRAMSEVLDAADPIAGEYLLEVSSPGIDRPLTRLKDFDLFEGLEARLESDRMIEGRKRFKGILAGTEGDNIAIDLDGEDDTALIPFDWLVDAKLVMNDALLKRGAAIRAARGEPEDDGLPEGTPEDQNNAKTSEDDA, from the coding sequence TTGCGCGCCAAGACCGTCGAAGACCGTGAGATTCTCGAACTGATCGATCCCGTCGCGGAGTCGATCGGTCTCGACATCGTGCGCGTGCGCCTGATGGGCGGGACGCTGCGGCGGCGGTTGCAGGTCATGGCCGAGCGCCCGGCCGACAACGACATCGACGTCGGCGAATGCGCGCGGCTGAGCCGGGCCATGTCCGAGGTGCTGGACGCCGCCGACCCGATCGCCGGCGAATACCTGCTCGAGGTGTCGTCGCCCGGCATCGACCGGCCCCTGACCCGGCTGAAGGATTTCGACCTGTTCGAGGGGCTGGAGGCGCGGCTGGAGTCCGACCGGATGATCGAGGGGCGCAAGCGCTTCAAGGGCATCCTGGCCGGCACCGAGGGCGACAACATCGCCATCGACCTGGACGGCGAGGACGACACCGCCCTGATCCCGTTCGACTGGCTGGTGGACGCCAAGCTGGTCATGAACGACGCCCTGTTGAAGCGCGGGGCCGCGATCCGCGCCGCACGGGGCGAACCCGAAGACGACGGCCTGCCTGAGGGCACGCCTGAAGACCAAAACAACGCCAAGACTTCTGAGGACGACGCCTGA
- the dut gene encoding dUTP diphosphatase: protein MSTLRLLRLPHAEGLALPAYETAGSAGLDLRAAVAEDAPLTLEPGARALVPTGLQIALDPGWEAQVRPRSGLALKHGVTCLNTPGTIDSDYRGEVGVILVNLGQAPFVIRRGERIAQMVVAAVAQATVVEVQTLDETARGAGGFGSTGR, encoded by the coding sequence GTGAGCACCTTGCGTCTTCTGCGCCTGCCCCATGCCGAGGGTCTGGCCCTGCCCGCCTATGAGACGGCCGGCTCGGCCGGTCTGGACCTGCGGGCCGCCGTGGCCGAGGACGCGCCGCTGACCCTGGAGCCGGGGGCGCGGGCCCTGGTCCCGACCGGGCTGCAGATCGCGCTCGACCCGGGCTGGGAGGCGCAGGTTCGGCCGCGCTCGGGACTGGCGCTGAAGCACGGCGTCACCTGCCTCAACACCCCCGGCACCATCGACAGCGACTATCGCGGCGAGGTCGGGGTGATCCTGGTCAATCTGGGGCAGGCGCCGTTCGTGATCCGGCGCGGCGAGCGCATCGCCCAGATGGTCGTGGCGGCCGTGGCCCAGGCCACGGTCGTCGAGGTCCAGACCCTGGACGAGACGGCGCGCGGCGCGGGCGGATTCGGCTCGACCGGCCGATAG